A stretch of DNA from Verrucomicrobiota bacterium:
AAGGTCGTAACTCACCGCGCTTTTAATTACACACCGGAGATTCGGTAGTAAGATACCTCCTGCTACCAAAAACTTAGATGCGGGATCCGGGGTGCTCTCCTTCGCCCGAGGGCTTCGGCGTGACAAGTAGGAACAATATTAATCGCGATCCCGAGCGTTTTATAATTACGGGTCGCGAATTTACCGAGGCCTTAGCCGGGATTTTTCTCGCCAACCAGATATCCTATTTCAAGATTCCAGTGAATACCCACGCAGAATCTAAAATCCCGAAATTACTATGTCACTAAACCTAGGTGTTTTATTAGCGAATTCAACAAGGCAATACGGCTCCGAAACAGCACTCATTTTTGAGGAGGAACGTTATTCCTATGATGAGTTGGACTCCGCTGTGCGGAAATTTGCTGCGGAATTAATTGATGCCGGAATCGAGCGCGGCGACAAAGTTGGGATGATGATCTCTAACAGCTCTGAGTTTACCATTGCCTACTTTGGAATCGTTTACGCCGGTGGGGTCGCTGTAACTTTGAATACACTGCTCTCTGCAGATGAAATCGTCTACCAATTGACTAACTGTGAAGCCAAGGCCTTCATACTCCACAGGGATTGCCAGGTGGCCGGGTTGGCGGGATATGGAAGGTGCGAAACTTGTAAGACTCTTTACCTTATCACAAATGGAGATGAGGACTCCATACCATCAAACGCCAGAAGTTTTTCTGAAGCCTTGCAAAGGTCGGAACATGCGGATGTATGCCAAACTATGGCCGACGATACGGCGGTTGTTATTTATACCAGTGGAACCACAGGCCACCCGAAAGGCGCCGAGCTTACCCACTTCAATCTGTTCTATAATGCCCAGTATATCGCTGAGCGTATGTTTAGTATATGGCCCAAAGAGATTAACCTGGTTCAGCCTGGCTTCGTAGGATTCGGCGGTCTTCCACTGTATCATATTTTCGCTCAAACCGCAGTCCAGAACGCCATACTCCTGGGCGGCGGCACTGTTACCTATCTTAAACGATTTACTCCCGCTGACGCAGCGCGCATCATTGAACGAGATAAGGTAACCTTCTTTCCAGGAGTGCCCACCATGTATTTCGCAATCCTCCACGATCAGGCATGCAAGGATGCAGACCTTTCGAGCGTTAAATTCTGTGTCTCCGGAGGTGCTCCCATGCCGGTTGAAGTTAAAGGCAAGTTTGAAGAGAAGTTCAACGTGAGGATTCAGGAAGCCTATGGACTAACAGAGACGTCTCCTCTTGCAACCCACCAGCCGCTGGATGAAACCAAAAAAATCGGGACCGTTGGTAAGGCGATTGCAGGAACGGATATGAAGGTCGTCGATGAACAGGATCAGGAGATGCCCCAAGGCGAACGTGGTGAAGTCATCATGCGCGGTCACCACATCATGAAAGGCTATTACAAAAATCCGGATGCCACGGCTACCGCACTGCGCGGTGGATGGTTTCATTCAGGTGATATTGGCTACATCGATGAAGAAGGAGATCTATTCATTGTCGACCGCACAAAGGACATGATCATTCGCGGAGGATACAACGTCTACCCCCGCGAAGTTGAAGAAGTGCTATACACTCATCCTGCCGTGATGGAAGCAGCGGTCATCGGGATTCCACATGAAATGTACGGTGAGGAAGTTAAGGCAGTGGTCTCTCTAAAGCCCGGACAGAAAGCAAGTGCTGAAGAAATTATCGCTTTTTGCAAACAACACATCGCCGCCTACAAATACCCACGCCATGTGGAAATCATTGACTCCTTGCCCAAAGGCCCCACCGGAAAACTTCTCAAACGCGCATTGCGGGAGGCGTAACTAAATCGTCGATACCAACCAGGTCCTACAGCGAGATAGCCAGCTTAAACAAATTCCAGGCAAAACATATTTATCCGCAGAGGCGAAACCTCATGATGAGAAAAATCATGGATAATTGGACTGGAGCTTTTCTTCCTCAAACCTACATTCCTGATTAGTTTGTTCCATATTCTTTAACCATTAGTCTCCGCCAAGGCACGGCTGATTCCACTGATAAGCACTGATTTTTTCTTTTCGAAATACCCGGACCGCATCTGTATAAATCTGCGTAAT
This window harbors:
- a CDS encoding long-chain fatty acid--CoA ligase; this translates as MSLNLGVLLANSTRQYGSETALIFEEERYSYDELDSAVRKFAAELIDAGIERGDKVGMMISNSSEFTIAYFGIVYAGGVAVTLNTLLSADEIVYQLTNCEAKAFILHRDCQVAGLAGYGRCETCKTLYLITNGDEDSIPSNARSFSEALQRSEHADVCQTMADDTAVVIYTSGTTGHPKGAELTHFNLFYNAQYIAERMFSIWPKEINLVQPGFVGFGGLPLYHIFAQTAVQNAILLGGGTVTYLKRFTPADAARIIERDKVTFFPGVPTMYFAILHDQACKDADLSSVKFCVSGGAPMPVEVKGKFEEKFNVRIQEAYGLTETSPLATHQPLDETKKIGTVGKAIAGTDMKVVDEQDQEMPQGERGEVIMRGHHIMKGYYKNPDATATALRGGWFHSGDIGYIDEEGDLFIVDRTKDMIIRGGYNVYPREVEEVLYTHPAVMEAAVIGIPHEMYGEEVKAVVSLKPGQKASAEEIIAFCKQHIAAYKYPRHVEIIDSLPKGPTGKLLKRALREA